The Leifsonia poae region CACCTAACCCGCCCCACCCACCAGAAGGAAAGATAATGACGTCTTCCACACCCAGCGTTCTCCCTGCCCGGGTCAGACCGTACGCCCTGATCGTCGCGATATTCATCTTCATCGAGGTGACGGGAATCTTCGAACAGACGATGATCTATGTCGCCATCCCGACACTCATGGGCGTGTTCACCCTCGACGCGGCGAGCATCTCATGGGCGATCACGGTGTTCCTTCTGGTGGGAGCCGGGACCGCCGCAATCGCGGGCAGGCTTGGCGACCTCTACGGTCGCAAGAAGGTGCTCGTTGTGCTGCTGATCATCTCAGCGGCAGGCTCGATCATCAGCCTGGTGTTCGGCAGCTATGAGGCGATCCTCCTGGGACGAGCGCTGCAGGGGACGAGTGCAGCCCTGTTCCCGCTGCTAGTCGGTATTGCGCGGGAAGTCGTGCCCGCGCCTCGAGTTCCCGTACTCGTCTCGCTCACCACCGGCTCGGCCATCATCGGTGGTTCACTGGGCGCCCTCGCGGCGGGCATTCTGATCGAGACAAGCGGATGGCACAGCATGTTCGTCGCATCTGGAATCCTCGCCGTGATCGCCATCGGAGCGGCTGCATTGCTTCCGCGTTCCGTTGTCGCCGCCGGCGAGAGGCCGCGTCTCGACATCCTTGGTGGCGTCCTCCTTGCGCCCGCGGTTGCGGCGGTGCTCTTCGGATTCACGACTGCCCGCGGCACCGGTTTCACCCCGTTCGTCATCATCCTGATCGCCATAGGCCTGGTCCTGTTCGCGTTCTGGATCGTGCTCGAGCTCCGCCTGAAAAACCCGATGTTCAACCTGCGGCTCTTCAAGCAGCGGCAGCTCGTGCTCGCTCTAATCATCACTGCCCTCGTCGGACTGGGCATCTTCGCGGCAGGCGGACTTATCGGCCCCATCCTGCAGCAGGGGGCGGTGACGAATCCGGTGGGACTCGGGTTGACTCCAACCCAGGCTGGCCTCTACGGCCTCATCACCGGTGCTGTGGGGTTCATCCTCTCGCCAGTCGGAGGGCGGGTCGCGGCGAAGTTCGGCGCCAAGATCACGCTCGGTTTCGGCATCAGCCTCGCTGTGATCGGCTTCGGCGGATTCGCGCTCTTCGTCCACGACCTGCCTCTCGCCATCACCGCGACTGTCGTTTCAGGAGTTGGCACCGCCCTCATCCTGGCGGGCTTGCCGAATCTCATCGTCGAACTCGTGCTTCCGCAGAACACCGGTGAGGCGATCGGGATCATCTACTCGACCGGTCGCACGATCTTCCAAGCGATCGGGACAGCGGTGGCCGGGTTCATCCTCGCCTCCAGCGTCGTCGAAGGTGGAACAGCGCCGACGTTGCAGGCCTGGTATGGCGTCATCGCCTTCATCGCGATCACGGGCGTGCTCGCCCTGGTGCTCACGATCATCGTCAAGAAGGTCAAGCCGATGGACCAGCGCGGCGAGGTAGTCGAGGCCGTGGCCGAGGTGCAAGCCGAAACGGCGGAAGAGTCGGCGACGCCCACTCGCTGACCGACACAAGTCCAGTGAGGAACAGAACCGATGTCAAAACGAACTAGCCCTCTCGTCGCACTGCTCGAGGAGGACAAGCCCACCTTCGCACTCTGGGTCAATTACTACGGAGTCGGCGCCGACTATCAAACGGCCGCCGCTGCGCAGGCGAACAAGAATTACGACTTCTTGCTCTACGACCTCGAGCACCAGCCCTACGATCTCGGGCAGTTGAGGAGGTTCCTCTGGGACCTCATCGACCCCGCCGAAGTCGCCGCTGTTGGCCGTGGCGCCATCAAGCCCGTCATCGCGCGTCTCCCCTCGAACGGACGTGAACCCAACGAATGGGTCGTCAAACAGGTGCTCGACACCGGTGTGGCGGGAATCATGATGCCGCACATCGAGACAGCCGAGGAGGCGCTGAGCGTGGTTGCTGCGGCGCGCTACCCGCAGAAGCCCGCAGCCCCCGACTTCCTGCCCGAGGGGCACCGCGGGTTCAGCCCCGCCGTCCCGCAGCGGTACTGGGGCTTCGGCCCCATGGAGATCGACGATTTCCTGGATGCTGCGGACGTCTGGGGTCTCGACCCCGCCGGTGAGCTCGTCCTGGTCTTCATCATCGAGAGCAGGCTCGGTGTCGAGAACATCCGCGAGATCGCGCGTGCCCTCAGCGACGCGAACGTGAAGGCCATCCTCTGGGCCGGAGGCGGCGACCTGTCGCTGTCATACGGTGAGTCCTTCATGCTCGACAACTCCCCGAACACGATTGCGGGCATCGAAGCCATCCTCGCCGCGGGCAAGGAGTTCGGCCTGCCGGTCGGGATGAACCACACCCTTCAGGCCGAGACCGACTACGCCAAGGGCGCGCGCGCCTTCTTCTCGATCGGGCCGTCCAGTCTGGGGGGAGCGCCCACCACGCCCGAGGTTCGCGCCGCACTGGGACGCAGCTGATGCCGGCGCTCCCGTCCGTCGAAGAGACACTCGGCTACTTCGACTCCCTGTCGAACTGGGGCAGGTGGGGATCCGACGACCGACTCGGCACGCTCAACCTCATCACCCCCGAGAAGCGCGTGGCCGCTGCCCGGCTTGTGATGAGCGGGGAGAGCATCTCGCTGTCGCGCAACATCAACCCCGAGGATCCCGACCCGCTCGGCACGGGCCTGGCTGTCGTGCAGCGCTTCATGGGACTGGGCGAGGTCGAGCAGCACATGGGAAAGGGTGCTGCCCGGTTCGACGGCATCACCGAACAGGTGCACATTGCGGCGCACGGCGCCAATACTCACCTCGACGGGCTCGCGCACTATGCGTGGGACGGTAAGACATACAACGGCTTCGACCTCTCCGAGATCACCTCACTCGGGGGGTCGAAGAAGCTCTCAGTGCACGACGCTCACGCAGGGATCGTCTCGCGAGGGGTTCTTGTCGACATTCCCGCGTTGCTCGGCGTGGAGTGGCTGGACTTCAGCTACGCGATCGGCCCCGAGGAAATCGACGCGGCGCTAGAGCGACAGGGTGTCGTACTGAGGCCGGGTGATGTCCTGCTCGTGCACACAGGTTATGTCGCCCGGACGCTCGCGGAAGGGCGCAACGACCCCCGCCGGCCGAACCAGCCCGGACTGCATGCCGGATGCCTCCCGTTCCTCAAGGAGCACGACATCGCCGTGCTCGGCAGCGACGCCATCCAGGATGTTCAGCCGTCGGGTTTCCCGACGCTCGACCTCCTCCGGCCGATCCACGCCGTGGGACTGGTCGCGCTGGGGCTCTGGCTCATCGACAACATGGAGCTCACCGAACTCGCCAACAGATGTCGGGAGACGAATCGCTACGAGTTCTTCTTCGCCATGCTGCCGTGGCGCATGATGGGAGTGACGTCGAGCGCCACCAACCCGATCGCACTGTTCTAGTAGAAGCGGATCTCCCTGCAATAGTCGACCGGATGCTCCTGGCTCACCGGCTTTCGGCGCGCCAGGTAGGAAATACCACTCCTGGCCCACCTCGCTTGCCAAGCGCATCCACCTGCAGCCTTGATCGTGACAACAATTTGACAACACTCGGACGAAAACGAAGCGTATCTGCAAAGGTCGAAGTGACCCAAAAAGGCCCGGGATTCCGAGGTTATGCGCAAACCGATCGAGTAGTACTGGGCACCGGATAGAGTTCGAATCCCACGCCCTCCGCAGCATTCGATTGGCCCGACATCCCAATGATTTGTTGGGATGCCGGGCTGTTGCCGTTCTGCTGTTATGTGTCAGGGCCAAGGCGCGGGCACGGTTCTGGCACGCATATCGCGGAGTTTGAAGCATTACACTTCAGTGCTCTGAAATTTGAAATTGTGCTATGGTCATTGCGTGCCGCGACGATGCGGCAATAGGAGATCCATCAAATGATGCTTTCCAGGATCACGGTGACCGTTGTGGCTGCGGCGCTGTTTCTAGGCGGAGGTGCCACGACGGCAGCCGCGGCGACAAGTGATGTGGCATCCTCGTCGACACGTGCCGCAT contains the following coding sequences:
- a CDS encoding MFS transporter — its product is MTSSTPSVLPARVRPYALIVAIFIFIEVTGIFEQTMIYVAIPTLMGVFTLDAASISWAITVFLLVGAGTAAIAGRLGDLYGRKKVLVVLLIISAAGSIISLVFGSYEAILLGRALQGTSAALFPLLVGIAREVVPAPRVPVLVSLTTGSAIIGGSLGALAAGILIETSGWHSMFVASGILAVIAIGAAALLPRSVVAAGERPRLDILGGVLLAPAVAAVLFGFTTARGTGFTPFVIILIAIGLVLFAFWIVLELRLKNPMFNLRLFKQRQLVLALIITALVGLGIFAAGGLIGPILQQGAVTNPVGLGLTPTQAGLYGLITGAVGFILSPVGGRVAAKFGAKITLGFGISLAVIGFGGFALFVHDLPLAITATVVSGVGTALILAGLPNLIVELVLPQNTGEAIGIIYSTGRTIFQAIGTAVAGFILASSVVEGGTAPTLQAWYGVIAFIAITGVLALVLTIIVKKVKPMDQRGEVVEAVAEVQAETAEESATPTR
- a CDS encoding aldolase/citrate lyase family protein, producing MSKRTSPLVALLEEDKPTFALWVNYYGVGADYQTAAAAQANKNYDFLLYDLEHQPYDLGQLRRFLWDLIDPAEVAAVGRGAIKPVIARLPSNGREPNEWVVKQVLDTGVAGIMMPHIETAEEALSVVAAARYPQKPAAPDFLPEGHRGFSPAVPQRYWGFGPMEIDDFLDAADVWGLDPAGELVLVFIIESRLGVENIREIARALSDANVKAILWAGGGDLSLSYGESFMLDNSPNTIAGIEAILAAGKEFGLPVGMNHTLQAETDYAKGARAFFSIGPSSLGGAPTTPEVRAALGRS
- a CDS encoding cyclase family protein; this translates as MPALPSVEETLGYFDSLSNWGRWGSDDRLGTLNLITPEKRVAAARLVMSGESISLSRNINPEDPDPLGTGLAVVQRFMGLGEVEQHMGKGAARFDGITEQVHIAAHGANTHLDGLAHYAWDGKTYNGFDLSEITSLGGSKKLSVHDAHAGIVSRGVLVDIPALLGVEWLDFSYAIGPEEIDAALERQGVVLRPGDVLLVHTGYVARTLAEGRNDPRRPNQPGLHAGCLPFLKEHDIAVLGSDAIQDVQPSGFPTLDLLRPIHAVGLVALGLWLIDNMELTELANRCRETNRYEFFFAMLPWRMMGVTSSATNPIALF